A region of Paenibacillus sp. 37 DNA encodes the following proteins:
- a CDS encoding carbohydrate ABC transporter permease produces MFNLINRNRIKDPLGDRIFMTLNYIFLFAILLTVFYPLLYIISSSFSSSRAVTSGQVWLFPVDFNIKAYISIFKSQQLMLGFYNTIIYTVVGTFINVTLTVMLAYPLSRKSFYGRGAIIIFMMITMFFDGGLIPTYLLMKDLHLLDTRWAMWLPGALAVFQVIVARTFFQSSIPEELGEAAEMDGCRDIRYLISVVLPLSKPILAVMTLMYAVGHWNAYFDALIYLRSEKLFPLQYVLRNLLILNAADPAMLANTSQQMRDQGFEQVLKYALIVVASIPILIMYPFVQKHFVKGVMVGSLKG; encoded by the coding sequence ATGTTCAACCTGATTAATCGTAACCGGATCAAGGACCCGCTTGGTGACCGCATTTTCATGACACTTAACTACATCTTTTTGTTCGCCATACTTCTAACGGTGTTTTACCCGCTCTTGTATATCATCAGTTCTTCGTTCAGCTCTTCACGAGCCGTGACATCCGGCCAGGTGTGGCTGTTCCCGGTCGACTTTAACATCAAGGCGTACATCTCCATTTTCAAAAGCCAACAGCTTATGCTCGGTTTTTATAACACGATCATTTATACCGTGGTGGGCACGTTCATTAACGTGACGCTGACTGTCATGCTGGCGTATCCCTTGTCCCGTAAGTCATTCTACGGACGAGGAGCCATTATCATTTTCATGATGATCACAATGTTCTTCGATGGCGGTCTGATCCCCACCTACCTCTTGATGAAGGACTTGCACTTGCTGGATACACGCTGGGCGATGTGGCTGCCCGGGGCGCTCGCAGTATTCCAGGTCATCGTGGCAAGGACTTTCTTCCAATCTTCCATCCCGGAAGAACTCGGGGAGGCCGCCGAAATGGACGGTTGCCGGGATATCCGGTATCTGATCAGCGTAGTTCTTCCCTTATCAAAGCCCATTCTGGCAGTCATGACACTCATGTATGCCGTAGGTCACTGGAATGCGTACTTTGATGCACTGATCTACCTGCGTTCCGAGAAATTGTTCCCTCTGCAATACGTGCTTCGCAATCTGCTCATCCTGAATGCGGCTGATCCGGCGATGCTCGCCAATACCAGCCAACAGATGCGGGATCAAGGGTTTGAGCAGGTGTTGAAATATGCACTGATCGTTGTCGCAAGTATTCCCATTCTGATCATGTATCCATTTGTACAGAAACATTTTGTTAAAGGGGTCATGGTTGGTTCCCTGAAAGGTTAA